Part of the Mercenaria mercenaria strain notata chromosome 8, MADL_Memer_1, whole genome shotgun sequence genome is shown below.
tgtaatattgtaaagttgtaTAATAATATCATAAACATGTTATGGTTGAGGTTCAACAAGGGATATTATTCGAGGTGTTTATATGTATGATACTGTAAGAGTTTCTACTCTTTCACTGTTTTATCGCAATAGAAAAAAGAGTCAAAattagtaattaattaatttcattttaataaatatttcattccCTCTTTACACCCATAAAAAGGCTACAATTTATCAAGATTATTTGATTGTGGGGCACAGTGTAAATATTTCAAGGGTATAGCTAGGTGTTCACGACAAGGAAAACAAGTTTCATATATTATATGGCTTCATCTCCAAATTTATTTCCATCTATAAATCTCTTTCCATATATCTAAACCTAGGAATAGATATAATAGAatagaacaagaaatatcttttaaaaagatggtcggtgaattgtattaagacaataagtttatgaggttttcatatcatttgtgttattctatcatctatctaacattttgaaaatagcaaaactaaacacaacacttaaacaatttaaatggttctcttttaatttttcacaaaggtctcgtaactacggtggtatgtttaggacatgcaattatttttttaggattaaattatcttgagcgatcaacatcttatctcgtgcgcacgacatcttatcttgagcgatcaacatcttacttcgagcggtcaacatattatcttgagcggtcaacatcttatcttgagcgatcaacatagtatcttgagcgatcgacatcttatttcgtgcgcacgacatcttatcttgagcgatcaacatcttatctcgtgcacacgacatcttatcttgagcgatcaacatattatctcgagcgatcaacatattatctcgagcgatcaacatattatcttgagcgatcaacatcttatctcgagcgatcaacatattatcttgagcgatcaacatcttatttcgtgcgcacgacatcttatcttgagcgatcaacatattatcttgagcgatcaacatcttatctcgagcgttcaacatattatcttgagcgatcaacatattatctcgagcgatcaacatcttatctcgagcgatcaacatattatcttgagcgatcaacatattagctcgagcgatcaacatcttttctcggtcatcttatcaatatctattaagtaCCTTTGTGTGAAtacagatcattagtaaaaacatacggctgccaccgtttttgtttttatttagattatacttataaccgtttcacatgtttgcagggttagacatttaaatacggacactgataaaaaaggcagcaaaaatcagtgatgatgcaaagaaaaacatttaagtcCTCGACAAAAAAAAAGTATGTAGGCTTTGCTATgaaagccctggagggacaattgatttccgtacttcccacttctgacttctaacttttgcacttctcacttccaacttcttgacttcctacttctaacttccacacttctgacttctaacttccgcacttctgacttccaacttcccgactttcgacttctgatttccagcttccacacttcttacttccgacttcttgacttcttacttccttcttctaactttcgcacttttgacctctaacttccgcacttctgacttccaacttcctgacttcatacttccgacttccaacttccacacttcttactttcgGCTTCCAAAAAAgaaaagttggcagtcagaagtgcggaagttggaagtcaggaagttagaagtcagaagtgtagaagttagaagtcagaagtgcgatagttagaagagggaagtaagaagtcaagaagtcggaagtaagaaatgtggaagttggaaatcagaagtcgaaaggtaggaggttagaagtcagaagtgcggaagttagaagtcagaagtgcggaagtttgaagagggaagtaagaagtcaaaaagtcggaagtaagaagtgtggaagttggaaatcagaagtcgaaagtctggaagttagaagtgcggaagttagaagtcagaattGCGggagttagaagaaggaagtaagaagtcaagaagtcggaagtaagaagtgtggaagtttgaaatcagaagtcgaaagtcaggaagttggaagtcagaagtgtggaagttggaagtcagaaatgcagaagttagaagtaggaagtaggaagtcaagaagttggaaatgagaagtgcaaaagttagaagtcagaagtgggaagtacggaaatcaattgtccctccagggcttccatacttcgtccatgtattaaacgattttccttgttttcccttaattcatacatgcaacttttctgcgcgaatttatcagtccaactaaaatttgttgctgttctaacatgcagtatgcatcattggttatgttcatttgattttgaagataggatgaccaattatatgcattgctctcccaattgatgtgataaacttgtacatgtacttgtgggaagtttaattaacagcggaataggcgggaccctaattaacaacttgtccgtatgttttactgatgacctaaatgcacacacaaagggccttaatatatataaataagatgtcgtgcgctcgagataagatgttgatcgcacaagataagatgttgatcgctcaggataatatgttgatcgctcgagataagatgttgatcgctcaagataagatgttgatcgctcgagataagatgttgatcgctcaagataaaatgttgatcgctcgagataagatgttgatcgctcaagataagatgtcgtgcgcacaaaataagatgttgatcgctcgagataagatgttgatcgctcaagataatatgttgatcgctcgagataagatgttgatcgctcaagataagatgttgatcgctcgagataagatgttgatcgctcaagataatatgttgatcgctcaagataagatgttgatcgctcgagataatatgttgatcgctcaagataatatgttgatcttttcagataagatgtcgatcgctcaagataagatgtcgtgcgcacgaaataagatgttgatcgctcgagattagatgttgatcgctcaagataatatgttgatcgctcaagataagatgttgatcgctcaagataatatgctgatcgctcaagatgatatgttgatctctcgagataagatgtcgtgcgcacgagataagatgttgatcgctcaagataatatgttcgtcgctctagataagatgttgatcggtcgagataagatgttgatcgctcaagataatatgttgatcgctcgagataagatgttgatcgctcaagataagatgttgttcgcacgagataatatgttgatcgcttgagataagatgtcgtgcgcacgagataagatgttgatcgctcaagataaaatgtcgtgcgcacgagataatttaatcttaaaaaaaaataacatatgtcctaaacataccaccgtacgtAACGGTATAATATtgtttcgtttttctttttttcaatgtcgaataattacagcagtggtcttgaAGTCACTGCTCTACCTAAAAGacattaatcgatcggctaatcacaccctcattcgtgtgatacgcagaccgtattcagctctccctgtaaattgatacatattggtatttgaacaggtttctgttacatttattaaacttacttatcattttagatatatcaatattcttgctaaatatactgaacgaagcgtagctttaaaactgtaaacaacgTCATTAAATACTCCatgtctgacatttcacttagcgttgcacaatcaggagAGTGAAAATCaagaacaatctttaaaaaagattgtcgtctaattgtagtaagacaagaagtatatgaggtttacaaatcgtgtcattctatcttctatctaacattttgcaaatagcaaaaccaaacaccacaccttacaacaatttaaatggttctctttaaaatgttcacaaaggtttcctaatgtgcaattttgtttcgtttattctacgacaaataatTACAACAGCGGTCTGGAAGACACTTTTCTACACAAAAGACTCTAATCACAcctttattcatgtgatacgcacaccgtattcagctctttctgtaaattgatatatgttggtatttgaacaggtttttatcatatttattaaacttacttatcattttttagatatatcaatatttttgcttaatatactgagcgaaacttagctttaaaactgtgaacagcgtcatttagcataaatgctttgtctacatttcggCCAGTGTAGCACAATCAGCAGTGTGAAACAAATAGCCACTCTCGttcaatcagacagagtgttgcataaatcgttcattttgataaattatctataatgcgttatcgagtagtctgatttgaaaactgaaatcacgtggcatgGTCACAAATTCGTTCTtaatacggcattcgccgaaaaagtTATCTGCAGATAAAGACCGCTGGCataattttatgtgaaaataatCAGCCCGACTTTATGGACAACTAGTTTCATACCGCAGTTTAACATTCGCAGCTTATGTGTTAAACTGTGAATAATGCCACGGGCGGTAAATAAAGATCACCTTTTGATTTTGTGGCGAGATGCCTCTATCAGgatgtttgatataatttagtCACCGCATACCTTATGATTCGTACCTAGAATAGTTAGACCCAATCATATTCGAAACGCCGATGATCcgtcataattcaatattttagatgatagactaaatgaaataagcactaatctttcatgaattcctagaaaagaaagttctatctactCACACGTTAATTACGATAGTTTTAGACTCTAATTacggaaaatacacaaattaaggaCAAATTACGCACTTCCATGATCattgtactaaggagcttgattttgtcataatcactgagcgctcattaattacagttgGACGAAACTTATAAATACGCGGCCAGCGCCACGAAGAGATCAGAACTTGCCTGGCCATCGAGGAGTCAACATCATCAATACAGTCTGCCTAGCTACCGAGCGATAATAAAttagaaatattatcatttactATTAGGTTCTTGACCTCCTATCATAGTCTGGGTTCTTACTCAGAACATTGCGTCCCGTTTAAGTTCCACGACGATAGGAACTCGACATCTGGTGGTATTTaggtaaaatcttaatgtatggtattcacctcaggcataGTTTGTTGTGAATCGCCATACTACAAGAGATCCCATCCACGAATTTTGAgtgctcgtcatcagttaaattgagatagattgattagcattaattattttatatttcaccaatcattttaagaatcatttgttttccaatcattcggcaaggaagcccataggaaaattatattatattcaatatactgagctagaccgtgcacgctacaaTTTACTGAGCATGGTGTTAACATCCAAAACTGTCGTACAGACCATCAGTAAACAGAAACCACCAATAGTTGTATATGCTTGATAAAAAGGTCAATATATCTTTGAAGCGCAATTCATTTGTAGAGtaatgtatatttaaaaacaagtaataaaaatgacaaataatgatcgtatgtaaaacataattatatttaccaTACAATGAATGAATTATATGTGCACTGTAAAAGGGTGGGGTAATTATGGAGACAGACTATCAAATTGGTCCCGCCGGTggtttcaaatgttttataagGGCAAGGTATTTATGGAAACGGGCTATCAATCAAATCAGTCCTGCCGTTGTTTTTAATTGGAGACGGGCTATCAGTCAAAACAGTCCCGTCGGTCGTTCCAACTATAAAAGGGATTTTTATGGAGACAGGCTATCAGTCAAATCGGTTCCATCGGtggtttcaaatgtaaaaaacatattttattttaaagcatCATAAGCATCATTACAACCGAAGACAATTCAACCATTAAAATGATAGGGTTgtgtgtttcatttttttgtcaaacCGAGTTTTGAAGCATTTCGGcttaaatattttgagaattaTTGGTGTATTTTTCAGAagcatatatttatattttatatgttgtttCGAAGGGCCTGACTACATGTATTTCAGGAAAATATGTCGGCAGTTTCGGTGATGGACCAGGACGGTATAAACAGCTTTTATCCGATTCTGGAAAGGTCAAAGGTTATGATGCTTTTGACGGAGCTCCATTTTGTGACATCACAAGCGAGGGGCGGGTCAAATTTCTTGACCTGACACTCCCTCAGTATGGATTGCCATTGTATGACTGGGTCATAAGTTTGGAAGTAGCTGAGCATATTCCACAaaaatttgaaagtgttttcatTGATAATATTGTTCGACATGCGCGAGAAGGCGTGGTTTTGAGCTGGGCAAAACCTGGACAGGGTGGATATTCTCATGTAAATAACCGCCCatttgaatatataaaagaattgaTGGATAATTTAAGTTTTTCACATGACAATGTAGAAtctgaaaaactgaaaaatgctGCAAGTTTTCCATGGTTTAAGTGGAACACGAATGTTTATCGAAGGAAGAAACTTGTATCATCGGAGGACATGTCCAGACTTACGTAGCAAATAATTCGTACAAAATCTCCAcgattta
Proteins encoded:
- the LOC123566285 gene encoding uncharacterized protein LOC123566285, translated to MSTKTNIIIGVTVFVVLMFVVKVIHDTSSSESGIRRVLSGNNQRASNSLSSVTRDLLEQRNNLSKLLNLKQQKIGQMECEKGANQATSESGGWCKKSSTETAGQHMTDTNLATALAEFFKGKYVGSFGDGPGRYKQLLSDSGKVKGYDAFDGAPFCDITSEGRVKFLDLTLPQYGLPLYDWVISLEVAEHIPQKFESVFIDNIVRHAREGVVLSWAKPGQGGYSHVNNRPFEYIKELMDNLSFSHDNVESEKLKNAASFPWFKWNTNVYRRKKLVSSEDMSRLT